Part of the Schistocerca americana isolate TAMUIC-IGC-003095 chromosome 5, iqSchAmer2.1, whole genome shotgun sequence genome, TCCCAGACAGTATCCACATCTGCAGCCGAATGTATCTACAATAGTATATCACTGTTCGACGCTTAGTTGGGACTATGACGTTAAATACTGAGATGTGTTGAAaactgtccatcatacatgacgtttcAATGTggtacttctttaccactaactttATTATCAACACATTTGTTAGTGCATTTGGTAACTATTTCACAACAACGTCTAAATGTGCTTTGAGGCTAAACGAATAACTTAAGAACGGGGCTttaagaataaattgtggaaaactgtTTTGTAATAATACTGCAATTATTCCTTCATCTTTTTCAGATTTTAAggacctataaaaggaaaggagGCGGAAGGGGTCAATGAAAAGGGCAGTTGAACCAGCGATGAAAGTGTCACCGCTATTAGAAGCCAATAGAACTTACGGAGTACCATTTACGAATATGTACCAACGTTATCAGAAACAAAAATataacactgccggccggagtggccgtgcggttctaggcgctacagtctggagccgagcaaccgctacggtcgcaggttggaattctgcctcgggcatggatatgtgtgatgcccttaggttagttaggtttaattagttctaagttctaggtgactgatgacctcagcagttaagtcgcatagtggtcagagccatttgagctaataTAACATTATGAATGTCACTAACCTTTTACCAAACAAATGCGTGTGGTAACCGTGTTGGACGCttaactatattttctaaggatttGGAAACCTCTCTTTCCAAGAGAATAATACATATGGGTAAAGGGGATTTGGACTGACACAGAAAGATGTGCGGATTGCAGCCTTCATACTAGATGGCAGGAACAACATCAATCACCCCTGGAAAGACATAGGTGGAAAGGACTGGTGTGTTACATTCTGTAAAtgagaaaatactttgttgagAAAACCAAAGGGTCTCTCGAAAGCAAGAACAGCCGTAGTATGTGGAGAGACTGTAAACAGCACTTGTACATTTTAAATGAATTTCTTACAAATCTCTCCCTGCATGACAAACCAACTCTTTCCACTTAACAAAAGACGAACGAAGGTCATTGGAGTGAAACGAACAGAAGAGCTGCCTTCTTTAACCATCGCTGAAAGAGGTGAGAACGTTACGGTTGTTGCTTGTTACAACGAAGCAGGTGCGTATTTAATACTAATTACTACCTTCAGGGACCAGAGACACAGGTCGGAGCTGACAGTTTGCTTGCCCAATGAGTCCATTTCATGCACGAGTGAAAGTGGATGGATAAATAAGGAAATATTTCTGAAAGGCTCAAACATTTTCCAGAAAATAGAGTTCCAGGAAAAgtacttcttattttggaaggGCATCTGACACATTCTTCACCATAAACACTGGAATTCTGCTAGGAGAATGACATCGACGTGATCTGCTTACCGCAATACACTACCCATGTGCTACAGCCCTTGTGTTTTCAAGACCTTCAAAACACATTACTTTCAGATGGCAGCAAAATGTCAGCAAAATGTTCCCAAGACCAAAATATGTAAAGTTGATTGCAGTGGGATATTAAGAGAAACACAAATGTCACCTGCGTTATCCCGATTAGCTGTAAGTGGATTTTTCCTGTGCAGGGTTCTACCCATTGAACCAAGATGCGATTGGGGATTGTCGGTTTGATCCTACTGAAGCCCTAAGAGTATACACGGAAACAACCACAGAAAAAGTTGTAGCAATCGGTAATACGTTGACATCCACCCCAGAAGACACAACTCGGGATATCCTTTCTACTCTACAGAAAGAGCCTGAAAGAGAAACCTCGAGAACGGTACCAAACGCTTGTCACACAACATCTCCTGAGAACATTTCCATAGTGAGGAAAAAGAAGTTGTGTAGCCTACTGATGCAGAAATCAGCAAAAGGAAAGCTTCTGAACCACATGGTGAAGGGAAAAGAAGTGCCGGTACCTGTAAGAGAACTAATGTTGACCTATTTAAGAAGACAGCTAACAGCATTAAAACAAAAATGTTAGACACTGAATCAAATTGTGGTGTCGACGATCTTTTGCTCCTAAATGATTCTGAAGATGAGAAGATGTAATGAAAATGTGGATTCTGCAAGGAGAAATGATCACATGTTGCTGATGAAGATGAACGTGACGGATACAATACCAAAATTGAACCACCTGGTATCGTCAGTACTGTGTCGGTATGAGAGGTCGTAAGCAGTTTTTCTGTGGATGCTGCAGGTAATTTacgaaaacagaaatatttcacaaaGGCTACTTTAAATTAATGAGAAATTAATATTGTAAGTATTATTATGTTATTAGTGGTAAGGAGTGTTGAATATAAATCAGTGTATTTTCAACTAACGTTCCATGTAATTTAATTGTGTAGCTGCCCACAATTTGCCTTATTCAATTAGCCCCAACATCTATACAAATAGCTCAATAAAATGCACCGTTTTCCAATCGGGAGTGTAGATCGAATAACAGTGTAATATAAATATTTGACAATCGTATATAGTGACCTTTCATCGATAAGATAGATATACCGGTGGAAGTAATACTACATACCGAAAACGAAAATTAAGTCAATAATTTTCGGGAAAACTTTGATTTAAGTGAAATTTTTCTTATAGTCCCGATGTACCCTACTACTACAACTAATTCCATTTGCAACAAATCTGCCAGCCCGTGTCCACAAGTGCCTCTGACTGAAGGTAAGAAAACATATAACTCCAGAATAtaaagttcaggagatatgtcatcATAAGAAGTGAGAGGTGTTAGAAACTTCCACATCTTCCGTAATGTTCCAATTAATTGCTTCCTGACTACTAATTGTATTCACGGCACATTCCACATACAGTAAACACAAAAAAtgagatgtacctgcaaaattctaGTACTGTACAGCACGTCGTTGAGTAGATAcgaagtcataaacattgagctgagtGAAGATGgatctgcagggtgaaattcggtaGAGGTACAGGTAAAATATGAGTTTGTGTCAAAAATGTGTGAAGTATATTTGACATGAGCGTACGTGGACAAAGCCAAGGGTAAAATGTTGATCTTAAAACCATGGAACCATTTCAACCAAGTTTGATACACATATTAgccacaatctggaaagaaatactgtacgtTAAAACCACCAGCCACGTGTTGGGTTGAGCGTGATAACGTGGAGGGagatggatggaggaggagatggacagacagcgagggagAATTAGGAGACAGACGGaaggggagccggccgaagtggccgtgcggtaaaaggcgctgcagtctggaaccgcaagaccgctacggtcgcaggttcgaatcctgcctcgggcatggatgtttgcgacgtccttaggttagttaggtgaactagttctaagttctaggggactaatgacctcagcagttgagtcccatagtgctcagagccatttgaaccatttgaacggaaggGGAAATGTACAGACTGGAGAGGGGGAGATCGACAGTTGAAGGAAGGAGGAGGGGATAAGTAAAGAGACGCGGGAGGAGAAGAGGAACAGAtgaagaaggaggaggaaatgtgtaatCTCCCCATCacatatcgaccttaatgacagtgaaaaattaaaccgcgtgcacctaatggaaatttgggaaaagctatcgtcaccgaagttaatttgtcgttaaagagggaggaaagggttacatctaaatgaaaggaaaaatgcaaatgaaactggtggaaattaattttgagaaaagggtaaaattaataaagaaagcaaatgtgcggtctttacgttaacaattaattggcgttaattagatatttgagatttgggggaaattacggtcgtcagtcctatggacaactactataataactggaaattatagattaatgcacatataattagcactaaaagcgtggcagctgaaggttgacacgtgttgtgtgaaaactgaatgttagtcagaagtaataaatttcggcacactgtgacttaatttagcaaaagaattaatgaaaccggaaaattgaatgttaatttagtgactgaaattaatagtgaactttgcttctgaagcactacgaaattcagtaaaataaggttagttttgggctacctcaacaatcatttcaaaaggtacttgaatctacgcaatttgcaaataagaaatttaactttgaacttgaattaaatgattctgaacaattaacaatagtaaaatttagcacgtaccaagttgagctgcagtcacaggtaatctAAAATATCggaacaaaactcgcactcttaatttctgcttgtgtactCTAAATATTGTAgcaagctatgaatactttaactgaactttgaaattaaagcagtgaaatggaatgatattactttaatgctggcgtatgaatttcaacgacactagtTCATACCAGAAATGGaagagaccctgcttggtaatgcaattgggacaatgagcaacaaaggttcatgctaagttgctgtatttttgtgatgcaacaatttgaaaagctgagttatgccacacagttctaaaactttacgtgctattAGTTTTCCTTgtgggttgattgaaggtttgcagtcgtcgatcggggaggtggcgacagtcactcattgtcggccgtcgctgttgcagaagatggatgttggcgcgccttcttctcgacacggtcacccaGCGaatcgggctcttgatgtgcgccagataatgcttcccgtccgcgacaccgtgtcagaaactatcatggcatatcgagcgcaattacatgctgtcaaaccccgagagcgcggcaactcgcgggagcgccacacaacacacctgctccaccgccctaatTCAGCCAGACCCTCTcagcccgcgctccatgcggcagagttaacactaccaaagatcctaaaaacTTTGTTCTCCACATgatctatcgatgtaatcgttggatagcatagttttccctaagccagactcagcgtaaaaatacaaataatacttacaaaacaaaccaattatacatcgacataaatgcatatatatatatatatatatatatatatatatatatatatatatatatatatatatataaagacacagaaatgtcatatcttcaggtaacaaaacaaggaaaaaaaatttatagtacaatagatggaaataggaggatatgcatttccagcgttacaaatGGACAGTTCAgatgatgaggaggagatggagagagaggtgggaaaggaagagatggacagagtaaggaaaatGGATGTGAACagggagaggggtgaggaggagattaGCAGATAcagggaggagaaagagatgggctaATAGAAGATCAGAGTAAATACATACTGGGGCAATATCTAGTACTGTACtagggcaaaaaaaaattcatttattcttTGGTCCCACTTGCTGATATTAAAAAATGTGACACGTTCCAATCACTCTAGATCATCTTTAGATCCAGGTAATCGCGTCAGTAATCCATCTTGTCTATTCAGGACCTCACATCATAGTAATctgcaacaaatactgaaaaatatataATACTTATTTTAAACTATATCTTCCTTATATTTCTCCCAGATATCAAGAGATTGTCTCCTGCAAACAAGGTAAACATTCTACATTGCGGTAGTTGAGGAACTCGCTGAAAAACTTGTTGCAGAAATGAAAGTACTGTGCATTGTCACTTCCTAGTACAGCAAACCGTGGGTGTTGGATGCTACGATGTAAGACGACGGCTGGCAACAGAATAGCAAACTGGTGAAGGCCAAGAGTGACTCGTTTGTCATATCAACAGGAAGTTTTAAGAATGGGTGTTATTCAGCAACCGTATGCTTGTTTAAATATAGGATTAAACAGCCAATCGGTTGCACATAAATGGTGTGTACATCAATTTAGTTCTCAacacctactaggggtgtcttcattAGAGTGAAATGtcgctaaatcgtaaaattacattggtCCAAATTATGACTATTGCATTGTAGCAATGCACTTTCACAATTTAGCAATATTTCACTTTATTTAGGGAACTCCTAGTAGGTGCAATTATGTGCAACTGGTAGGCTGTTTAATCCTGTattgaaagtaattaacagtttattTTGCACATAAATATGTGCTACGTCATTGTGGGGTAGTATCCAAATTCCCACTTCATGGAGGTGGCAACCAGCATCCAATCAACTGGCTGCGAAACGTGTGCCCGGCTTTGCTGACAACTATGCTCAGCATGTCGCCCACAAACCCGTTGTGTGAATCATCTCACTAATCCCTTGCGTCAGCGGCGTATGAACATGGTCGAGAATCTTCCTATAGCAGCCAACTCTGTGACGAATGAACGCATCACTCCGGGTGTTGGCATGTGGCAAGGTGGCATGCACACCGCATcggcggaagatgacagccatGCTGGGGATATGACCTGCTGACCTCTGGGCTGGAGTCTGACCTCCTAATGATGTGAGCCTGGGATGGTCTACTGCCCCTTGCACTAATCCAGAAGGAAGCAGGAAGCTGACACTCTGCTGGTGATTCGTGGCTGGCGGCTCAGTGCAGTCCTCTTGTCTGGCGTAGGCCTCACGTCCTGCTGGAAAcgctgaggaggagggggggagtgaAACTGCTACCTAAATAACGGCTATTTATACTGGATGGAATCACATTTGTTATGCCAATGCGCCACGTCTAGTCACTTTGTCAACAACTCCTGTCAGACTCTTTGGTGAAGAAACCTCTTGCTTGTACTGAAGGAACTCTATACCATTGCTGCACCGGTATGTTTTACCAAGCCAGTTTGGCCCATCTTGCAGTAATTCAATACCTCTTTTGCTATAACCGAAATGACAACACCCTTCGGGAGCTACCAGCTGCTACTGCAATTTTACAAAATATTCTCACTAATTGGCCCATGAAATAGTAGCGGCACTACTGAGCACAATACCCACTAATCATCAAGCTGCTCAGATTACTGACTAGCACTTTAAAATGGTCTTCTGTATTCTCCTTTTAGAGGATGCCCCATTTCGAAGAATCTTCcatttttcagtttaaaaattcATTAACCGCATACAACTTACGACTGAGATGTTCTTACCATTGTGTGAAATGTTGTAGATTTACTCAAGAAAGCTCCTATAGCCTATAATATTCTGCACCTTTATCTCAAATTAGTGCGATGAATACGGTGGAACTGAGATGAACCACGGCTCAGTGTATTAAAGTCTTCTGCAGCGTGTGTACAAAAAGTGAATTTTTGTGAGTCGACAGTTGACTAAAGAAATCTCGAATATTCGTATCAAACTATAAATTAATGTTCGTAGAGATTCTGAGACCTCACATCCTGATACACTTTTGATTAAGCTTTACGCTAAGATTTTCGCTGCCTACTACAATACCTTTCTGTTAAGAACAGCAAATCCTGGTGTGCTGCACTTCAATGCAAAAAGCATACATAATTAATTGTGATACCTGAGGCACAGAATAATTCTATACATTTACCTTAGTTTCAAGAATCCTGCTTACAACTATATTGTAGATATCGTCacgcatattttattttattggtgtcTATTTCACGATTTGATTTAGTAAACTGACTTTATTGCACTTAAGTaagcataagtgtgtgtgtgtgtgtgtgtgtgtgtgtgtgtgtgtgtgtgtgtgtgtgtgtttctgcgaaGATGGTCGAGATGTGAAGTGTGATCCCATTGCTGATACCGAGTAGCACTTTACCTTTTATAGTGTTCTATTACACAGGTGTGACACACGTATGTTTCTTTTCCTTTGTAATATTGCATTATAATGACGTGACAGATATATCTTTGTCACTTTATGTGTCGCTTTATAATGTTTATGTAAATGtataatggaccaaactgctgaggtcatcggtccatagacttacacaccacttaaactaacttatgctaagaacaacacacacacacaccaactggGGCCCTACGATACGATACATGTTCTCCCAAAATCACAGGATATGGTTATATTTGGCACGAGTAGATCTGAGCTAGACCACGTAATGCTTAACCGGTGTAAAAAACATGCTGATTCCGGTCATTACCTCGTAACATGATGAAAAAATATTCAAGGTAAATCAGCTGTTGATAAAAATATCTACTGAAAGATTGAAGGAGGCTGTGAAGTATGGTCCTGCCTCGCGCGGATTTTAAAAATCCCTCCACTTAATGCATGTGGCATTGTCTGTCAAAGTGACACAATCTGGACGCTGTTTTCGCGACCTGGTGCTTGCAATGGCCGATAAGGTGGCCTTCTCTCTTGCAATCTGCAAGAGTGTGGAACTAGCTAGCAGTACGGGCCGCGGTACAGCGGTTGTGGTGACAGGTTGTCATTGTCGTATCACCGTGCCGAGAAGTGTGGCACATCCAATAAAGTAATTTCAAGAGAGAATATAATTATTCTCAGTCGGGACTTATCAAAAAGGCTACAGTGGGTGCAAGAATTCTGTGGTTTAATTTGAAGTTAATggtagattcaaagaaaacttcccATGTAGCCGGAATAAGCACGCTGTTATATTTTTCCTTTCTGATGAAACGAAGCGTAGAATTCTATGCAAGAGAGCGGTAAGTTGAGTGAAGGTCGACTCTTAACAACGTAGCACAGTGCTGTGAAATATGCCTCAGTGCCCAACAAATTTAATCAGACTTCGTGTTACAGACGACATTAGACCGTAAGTTCTGACAGTGTGCAATGTGCATGTGATAATGCACAGATGGCGCATAATTGTCAGATCACCAAAAGTTAACTTCCCAGCTAAATTGGTCACCTGAAACATGAAGCTTGTACATGCGATTAGTAACATATAAAgaacacactcaggtgacaaaagtcataccgtttcggacctccttttgctatGCGTAGTAAAGCTATttagcatggactcaactagtcgttAAAAGTCCaccgtagaaatattgagccatgcttccactatagccgtctataattgctgAAGCGTTGCCGGCGCCGGATTTGTctgcgaactgacttctcgattatgtcccctaaATGTTCTACGGGAATCACGTCGCGCTCGCGctatctgggtggccgaatcatttgcttgaattatccagaaagttcttcaaacccgATGTATGAACCGGTGAGCCGCGCGGctgcaggcgccatgtcacgaattgcgcggcccctcccgccggaggttcgagccctccctcaggcatgggagtgtgtgttgttcttagcgttagttagtttaaagCAGTTTGTAAGTCTTggtaccgatgaactcagcagtttggtcccttaggaattcacacacatttgaacaatttttgtggcccgctgacatgacacattgtcatggAAACACTGGCGTCCCACGGGCAGTTAGTAAGTGCTCCACAAAAAGCTATTAATGACATGGCGgttttttccataattttgatGATACTAATTTCAGCGTTATGGCTAGAAACTGTagtaatcacttaataaaagaagctttcttctttttaaaaaaaattattaactttcAAAACAGGCAAAAAGTTCCATCAGAGTACCAGAATTttcaaagtgttccgtcagaggtATAATTTGGGAATCTCTGAACTTGACAGCAAAAGGAGAAGAAATCAAGTGAAATACAGAGACGCTTAGAGAGCCTCCCATGTTTTTTACAAAAGAATATCGGGAATACGACATCAACCTTAGAAGAAAATTGAGTCCAATGACATTCGTATTTTTTCATTACTTTGTTTAAACAAGCAATATAATTTAATTTATCACATCGTCCTGCAAATGGCTGCTACGAAGGTTGGGGCAAAGGGGAGAAGGCATTCAACCATATTGTCAGGTGATTATTTAGACACAGAGTATTTACGTATTATTTTCAGTATTATGGTTATTATGATTTAgcactctaagcgccaagcccgtaaaatttacgggcctgggatcgcgcgaaaatcaccaagcccgtaaaatttacgggccgctacatttaatttcattcaaaacactgcaacgttatttctacgggtttggccagcgctatacgtttttcagatgtttattaacaaaatgcgtccatagatgtcacggcagcgctgtaattcatgttaaaacttatctttgcgttctcagtctgtatatcattcagttgtttgtcatcatgtttcggcgcggtttatcagacgcagaaattgcggatttgatcaatcatagcgacactctggataatgtagagagtgattcagacgattctgaatgcaatggtgtgtttgaaggtacgtatttccgaattttccacgtaattgtgcagtacgcacatatctgttgaacatgtgtaaacgatgtatgtagttacacataatgtgatattctttttagaagacgagattgatgacagtttgtcttcagatgaagacgagaatgatgttgaaggtgttgcttcaaatccagcagctgtgccgtatccgaaagacagtgagtggactgcagttgacacctaccgacctctgcctgtcaacacgacacccaggcagatactagtggatattgatgagtcgagttctgtactggattgcagtaaagtgttccttactgacagtgacgtaaatgaactcaagagacagacaaatttgtatgcatcacagacaatacagaagaaaagaagaggaaataatctgaagccccattcagttttgagttcgtggaagccagtgactataagtgagatgaggcgtttcttgggtattattttccacatgtgtgtttcgaaaaagccaaaaattgcggaccattggagcactaatcctgttcttagttgtaacttttgtccccatgtcatgagccgtttgcgtttcactcagatactgtcatgcttgcatcttgttgacaattcaaatcagaaaaaaccaggcgaagatggatttcatccactttacaaagttttgccatattataataatttgaaggagcgatgtatccaggcatatcgtccctcagaaaaagtgacaattgatgaaggaatttgcccatttcgaggtcgtgtgagtttccgtgtttacatgcaaaataagcctcataagtatggactgaaagtatatgctgttgctgaagccagtagtggctatgttgtaaattttgaagtttatgctggtaagcatattgttgacaattcttcgtctgcggttattttgcgattgttgtctgacagcagcttgctgaacaaaggccacactgtgtatttagatcgattttattccagtccagagctatttcagcaactggcagagaaaggcactggagctgttggtactgtgaacaaatccaggaaaggattgcctaaagatttagtatctg contains:
- the LOC124616370 gene encoding piggyBac transposable element-derived protein 4-like, yielding MYVVTHNVIFFLEDEIDDSLSSDEDENDVEGVASNPAAVPYPKDSEWTAVDTYRPLPVNTTPRQILVDIDESSSVLDCSKVFLTDSDVNELKRQTNLYASQTIQKKRRGNNLKPHSVLSSWKPVTISEMRRFLGIIFHMCVSKKPKIADHWSTNPVLSCNFCPHVMSRLRFTQILSCLHLVDNSNQKKPGEDGFHPLYKVLPYYNNLKERCIQAYRPSEKVTIDEGICPFRGRVSFRVYMQNKPHKYGLKVYAVAEASSGYVVNFEVYAGKHIVDNSSSAVILRLLSDSSLLNKGHTVYLDRFYSSPELFQQLAEKGTGAVGTVNKSRKGLPKDLVSAKLKKGEMSFRRKDNVLAMKWKDKRDVYTLSTRHQATFGTHTKRNGSVVLKPLQVLDYNLNKIGVDIGDQRLQYNPFQHRTVKWWRKLYFHLLLMGVSNAFWLYNAVHRKKITITDFITVLAVQLVEDDTLEFIPRNEGTVGRLTKRHFLQHIPATTKKYAARVCHVCSSRSKKQSGKASRKETRYECEQCGVALCLEPCFKIFHTKKQYDSV